A section of the Streptomyces sp. NBC_01363 genome encodes:
- a CDS encoding transglycosylase domain-containing protein gives MTQHNIFSRTARAARTVLVPGTGRRKQTKRPFARLPRRPDYPRAGRRGWRRWVPSWRLVLGSVLMFTATLATVVGVAYARTDIPEDLNAFATQQDTVYYWADGTPMARTGWVSRQEMPLSKIPDHVRWAVLAAENANFYSDHGISTQGITRALWRTVGDGDTQGGSTITQQYVKNVYLTQDQSFSRKFTEMLLAVKLDSRLSKDKILQEYLNTSWFGRGTYGLQRASQAYYGKEVTQLNASEGAFLASLLKGASLYDPAVNPNNRKRAVARWRWTLDRMVEIGKLSPAERATYTTFPDPRPPHRPNSAGGQDGYLVQLAESYAKRVGHISDARFDLGGYQIYTTFEKPRMTALTRAVRDARGALDPEQRKADRFVRFGAASVAPDGRILAVYGGPDYERQAFNESNAGTVPAGSAFTPFVYAAGLQHGVSHQRNGPRSTVVPSTMYDGDDDIPVMTPEGPYWDRSGKMVKGNNDGDISHGRISLHDAMAKSVNSPFLQLGMDAGLQRVRSTAEASGLLPSSFGPPVPAFAMGNSTPSAIRMADAYGTFAAHGVHMDPYSVRKVTRNGEPVRLDLPRPRRAVRTDVADEVTASLSRPGGRNGVATPTPVAVKTGTTEDDTARWFVGYGPAASTAVVVYRMDLTKSLAPLPLKGLAGGPADDGKLPAQIWNTYTEAMTK, from the coding sequence ATGACACAGCACAACATTTTCAGCAGGACGGCGCGGGCCGCACGGACGGTGCTGGTCCCGGGAACGGGACGCCGGAAACAGACGAAGCGCCCATTTGCCCGCCTGCCACGCAGACCGGACTATCCGCGCGCGGGCCGGCGCGGCTGGCGAAGATGGGTGCCCTCCTGGCGGCTGGTCCTCGGCTCGGTCCTGATGTTCACCGCGACACTGGCGACCGTGGTGGGCGTCGCCTACGCCCGCACGGACATACCCGAGGACCTCAACGCCTTCGCCACCCAGCAGGACACCGTCTACTACTGGGCCGATGGCACACCGATGGCCCGGACCGGCTGGGTGAGCCGCCAGGAGATGCCCCTGTCCAAGATCCCCGACCACGTCCGGTGGGCCGTACTGGCGGCGGAGAACGCCAACTTCTACTCCGACCACGGCATATCGACGCAAGGGATCACCCGCGCGCTGTGGCGTACGGTCGGCGACGGGGACACCCAGGGCGGGTCCACCATCACCCAGCAGTACGTCAAGAACGTCTACCTGACGCAGGACCAGTCCTTCTCGCGGAAGTTCACCGAGATGCTGCTGGCGGTCAAGCTGGACAGCCGCCTGAGCAAGGACAAGATCCTCCAGGAGTATCTGAACACCAGCTGGTTCGGCCGCGGCACCTACGGTCTCCAGCGTGCCTCTCAGGCCTACTACGGCAAGGAGGTCACCCAACTCAACGCCAGCGAGGGCGCGTTCCTCGCCTCCCTGCTCAAGGGGGCCTCGCTGTACGACCCTGCCGTCAATCCCAACAACCGGAAGCGAGCCGTCGCGCGGTGGCGGTGGACGCTGGACCGCATGGTGGAGATCGGCAAACTGAGCCCGGCCGAACGGGCCACGTACACCACCTTTCCCGACCCGAGGCCCCCGCACCGGCCGAACAGTGCGGGCGGGCAGGACGGCTATCTCGTCCAGCTCGCCGAGTCGTACGCCAAGCGGGTCGGGCACATCTCCGACGCGCGCTTCGACCTCGGCGGCTACCAGATCTACACGACGTTCGAGAAGCCGCGGATGACCGCCCTCACCCGGGCCGTCCGTGACGCGCGCGGCGCGCTCGACCCCGAGCAGCGCAAGGCCGACCGGTTCGTCCGCTTCGGTGCCGCGTCCGTCGCCCCGGACGGCCGGATCCTCGCGGTGTACGGCGGACCGGACTACGAGCGGCAGGCGTTCAACGAATCCAACGCGGGTACCGTCCCGGCCGGTTCGGCGTTCACCCCCTTCGTCTACGCCGCCGGCCTGCAGCACGGGGTGTCGCACCAGCGCAACGGTCCGCGTTCCACTGTCGTACCCTCGACCATGTACGACGGCGATGACGACATCCCGGTGATGACACCCGAAGGCCCCTACTGGGACCGCAGCGGGAAGATGGTCAAGGGCAACAACGACGGCGACATCTCCCACGGCCGCATCAGCCTGCACGACGCCATGGCGAAGTCCGTGAATTCGCCCTTCCTCCAACTCGGCATGGACGCGGGCCTGCAGCGGGTCCGCAGTACGGCCGAGGCGTCGGGACTGCTCCCTTCCAGCTTCGGCCCGCCCGTTCCGGCGTTCGCGATGGGCAACTCCACGCCCAGCGCCATCCGGATGGCCGACGCGTACGGAACGTTCGCGGCCCACGGCGTGCACATGGATCCGTACTCGGTCCGCAAGGTCACCCGCAACGGCGAGCCGGTCCGGCTCGACCTGCCGCGGCCGAGGCGCGCCGTACGGACCGATGTCGCCGACGAGGTCACCGCATCGCTCAGCCGGCCGGGCGGCAGGAACGGTGTCGCGACCCCCACTCCGGTCGCCGTCAAGACCGGAACCACCGAGGACGACACCGCGCGCTGGTTCGTCGGATACGGCCCGGCAGCGTCCACCGCCGTCGTCGTCTACCGCATGGACCTGACGAAGAGCCTCGCGCCACTGCCGCTCAAGGGGCTGGCCGGTGGCCCGGCCGACGACGGAAAGCTCCCGGCCCAGATCTGGAACACATACACGGAAGCCATGACGAAGTGA
- a CDS encoding pyridoxal-phosphate dependent enzyme: MVKRRIAQGEAVSRVKPVLARALRTTPLLRLDVAHRGRVRRLGLKLEEHGPTGSVKDRSAVGLLRALHDERPLTPGTVVVESTSGNLGLALARLLPTVGCDFLAVVDLKTPHATRRRLADSGARVIVVDEPDGLGGYLLSRLRRVRELCADNPGYRWPDQYENWAAPDIHRRVTGPELTEQAGPDLAAVYVPVSTGGTLAGIGAHLREHRPDVAAVAVDVRGSLAVSGSAGRRLVPGIGASRPSVFLRAPHSYDRAVHVDDIEAIAVCRIIAEDIGLALGGSSGCAVRAMLSDQEEAGPDGRLVVCLAADGGAKYRDTLYSDDWATEQGVAKEITSAVARLRSEGLFFDRKHQEH; this comes from the coding sequence ATGGTCAAACGACGCATCGCACAGGGGGAAGCAGTGTCGCGTGTCAAACCCGTCCTGGCACGGGCCCTCCGAACAACTCCCTTACTCCGCCTGGACGTCGCCCACCGGGGTCGGGTGCGGCGTCTGGGACTGAAGCTCGAAGAACACGGCCCCACCGGATCGGTGAAGGACCGCAGCGCCGTCGGACTGCTGCGGGCGCTGCACGACGAACGGCCGCTCACCCCGGGAACGGTGGTGGTGGAATCCACTTCGGGCAACCTGGGCCTCGCCCTGGCCCGGCTGCTGCCGACGGTCGGCTGCGACTTCCTCGCCGTGGTCGACCTCAAGACCCCGCACGCCACCCGCCGCAGGCTCGCCGACAGCGGAGCCCGGGTGATCGTCGTCGACGAACCCGACGGTCTGGGCGGCTACCTGCTGAGCCGGCTGCGCCGGGTGCGCGAGCTGTGCGCGGACAACCCCGGATACCGCTGGCCCGACCAGTACGAGAACTGGGCCGCGCCCGACATCCACCGGCGCGTCACCGGTCCCGAACTCACCGAGCAGGCGGGACCGGATCTCGCCGCGGTGTACGTACCGGTCTCCACCGGCGGCACCCTCGCGGGCATCGGCGCCCACCTGCGGGAACACCGGCCCGACGTCGCCGCGGTCGCCGTGGACGTACGCGGCTCGCTGGCCGTCTCGGGCAGCGCCGGACGACGCCTGGTCCCGGGCATCGGAGCAAGCCGGCCGTCCGTCTTCCTGAGGGCACCGCACAGCTACGACCGCGCGGTGCACGTCGACGACATCGAGGCGATAGCCGTCTGCCGGATCATCGCCGAGGACATCGGGCTCGCACTCGGCGGCTCCAGCGGATGCGCCGTGCGAGCGATGCTGAGCGACCAGGAAGAGGCCGGGCCGGACGGCCGCCTCGTGGTCTGCCTGGCCGCGGACGGCGGCGCCAAGTACCGCGACACCCTCTACTCCGACGACTGGGCGACCGAACAGGGTGTAGCCAAGGAGATCACCTCCGCCGTGGCACGACTGCGCAGCGAAGGACTCTTCTTCGACCGGAAGCACCAGGAGCACTGA
- a CDS encoding MFS transporter, with protein MGTSTTLDRQRTRPGLRQFLPLVQGATLIEWTGTGLFLAVSTIYFVKVAHLSTSSVGTGLTIGGAVAIATAVPIARLAGRFGPKPVLIGVMLLRALATVGYLWVDGWWSFLLVVAVIAVTEQSSPPLVQSYVGARAPESLRAKVMAVQRTVVNLGISLGGLIAGVALGSGAPGAFRPLLIGGALAYVAVAAVYATARREEAVTAVGSARVADLLKDRRLLGFTAYNALVSLWMPVLNVAFPLWLVTETDVPERYVGILYAVNTVLCIALQYPLNRCYSTTRRAWFSYAAAAMLLSGGALAFAAAPGFGAREALLVLGAAVVLLTFAELLQVGASWTLSFDLAPEEARSAYLVLFNTSRTVANRVAGPVLMTGVVLALGTAGWIVLACVLLLGALVPFAMLRAAHATGD; from the coding sequence ATGGGCACCAGCACCACCCTTGACCGGCAGCGGACGCGCCCCGGCCTCCGGCAGTTCCTGCCGCTGGTGCAGGGCGCCACGCTGATCGAATGGACCGGAACGGGCCTCTTCCTCGCCGTCTCGACCATCTACTTCGTCAAGGTCGCCCATCTCAGCACCTCGTCCGTCGGTACCGGCCTGACCATCGGCGGGGCCGTCGCCATCGCCACCGCCGTGCCCATCGCCCGGCTGGCCGGACGGTTCGGGCCGAAGCCGGTGCTGATCGGTGTGATGCTGCTGCGTGCACTGGCCACCGTCGGCTACCTCTGGGTGGACGGCTGGTGGAGCTTTCTCCTCGTGGTCGCCGTCATCGCCGTCACCGAGCAGTCCTCACCCCCACTGGTCCAGTCGTACGTCGGGGCACGCGCCCCGGAGAGCCTGCGCGCGAAGGTCATGGCCGTGCAGCGCACCGTCGTCAACCTCGGCATCAGCCTGGGCGGGCTGATCGCCGGAGTCGCCCTGGGTTCCGGCGCGCCGGGAGCCTTTCGGCCGCTGCTGATCGGTGGCGCACTCGCCTATGTGGCGGTGGCCGCGGTGTACGCCACCGCGCGGCGGGAGGAAGCCGTGACGGCAGTGGGGAGCGCCCGGGTGGCGGATCTGCTCAAGGACCGCCGACTGCTTGGCTTCACCGCGTACAACGCGCTGGTGTCGCTCTGGATGCCGGTGCTCAATGTGGCCTTCCCGCTCTGGCTCGTCACCGAGACGGACGTACCGGAGCGCTATGTCGGCATCCTGTACGCCGTCAACACCGTGCTGTGCATCGCCCTCCAGTACCCGCTCAACCGCTGCTACAGCACCACGCGCCGGGCATGGTTCTCGTACGCGGCCGCGGCAATGCTGCTGAGCGGGGGCGCCCTGGCCTTCGCCGCCGCGCCCGGCTTCGGGGCCCGGGAGGCGCTGCTGGTGCTCGGCGCGGCCGTCGTCCTTCTGACGTTCGCCGAACTGCTCCAGGTCGGTGCCTCGTGGACCCTCTCCTTCGACCTGGCACCGGAGGAGGCGCGCAGCGCCTATCTGGTGCTGTTCAACACCAGCCGCACGGTGGCCAACCGGGTCGCGGGCCCGGTGCTGATGACCGGCGTCGTCCTCGCCCTCGGCACGGCCGGCTGGATCGTGCTCGCCTGCGTACTGCTGCTCGGCGCGCTCGTCCCCTTCGCGATGCTCCGCGCAGCGCACGCCACCGGCGACTGA
- a CDS encoding ornithine cyclodeaminase family protein, producing MDFEQYPDSHFRYLTRADVIEAARDVDIVAAVAEALRLHSAGQSVLPEEAYLGWTTPQGDSARLLAMPGALAQEGRSPVVGMKTINASIGNPGRGIPRSQGFTLLLDPETARPLALMEAAYISAMRTAAVTALAVRHLAVAEPRGLALLGCGALAQAHIALLLRTVPTLRRITLYDVAPDRAKSVAHHIASLPGAADIETVVADGPREAVRDAELVVPVTTVTQGYIEPDWLRPGALVCHVSLDDLTEAAVLSAGTVIVDDWSLVRDDPRRLLGRMHRAGTLLGPDGTPRQGVTARPGARPVDGTLGDVLAGRHPGRRDQDEIVISNPFGMSILDVAVADRIHARAEAAGLGARLTL from the coding sequence ATGGACTTCGAGCAATACCCCGACAGCCACTTCCGCTATCTGACCCGCGCGGACGTCATCGAGGCCGCCCGCGACGTGGACATCGTGGCGGCGGTGGCCGAGGCGCTCAGGCTGCACTCCGCCGGACAGTCCGTCCTTCCCGAGGAGGCCTATCTCGGCTGGACCACCCCGCAGGGCGACTCGGCCAGGCTGCTGGCCATGCCCGGCGCCCTCGCCCAGGAGGGACGGTCGCCGGTCGTCGGCATGAAGACCATCAACGCCTCGATCGGCAACCCGGGGCGCGGCATCCCCCGCTCCCAGGGCTTCACCCTGCTCCTCGACCCGGAGACCGCCCGGCCCCTCGCCCTGATGGAGGCCGCCTACATCAGCGCGATGCGCACCGCTGCGGTGACCGCGCTCGCGGTGCGTCATCTGGCGGTGGCAGAACCGCGCGGGCTGGCACTTCTCGGCTGCGGCGCCCTCGCGCAGGCACACATCGCGCTGCTGCTGCGCACCGTCCCCACCCTGCGCCGCATCACGCTGTACGACGTGGCACCCGACCGCGCGAAGTCCGTCGCCCACCACATCGCCTCGCTGCCCGGTGCGGCGGACATCGAGACGGTGGTCGCCGACGGGCCGCGCGAGGCGGTGCGGGACGCCGAACTCGTCGTGCCCGTCACCACGGTGACCCAGGGATACATCGAACCGGACTGGCTGCGGCCCGGCGCGCTCGTCTGCCATGTCTCGCTGGACGACCTCACCGAGGCGGCCGTGCTCTCGGCCGGCACGGTGATCGTCGACGACTGGAGCCTGGTCCGTGACGACCCGCGACGGCTGCTCGGCCGGATGCACCGGGCGGGCACCCTGCTCGGCCCCGACGGCACCCCGCGGCAAGGAGTGACCGCCCGGCCCGGGGCCCGCCCCGTCGACGGCACGCTCGGCGATGTGCTTGCCGGGCGGCACCCGGGCCGCCGCGACCAGGACGAGATCGTGATCAGCAACCCGTTCGGGATGTCGATCCTCGACGTCGCCGTGGCGGACCGCATCCACGCCCGCGCCGAAGCCGCCGGTCTCGGCGCCCGGCTCACGCTCTGA
- a CDS encoding class I SAM-dependent methyltransferase: MTIDQNIQEINRTMWSYGEYRHVADLLRPGAVELVDRLAPAPDTAHLDVATGNGNVALLSALRGCLVTGLDLTDEFFPDARERFAQAGVKVELRRGDAQELPFADGSFDLVTSTYGIQFAPDHAASGGEISRVLRPGGRIGMCNWTARSWTAHFQEILSAYFPSPNGHQGQPMLWGSPDYLAELLGPEFTITSERRQLFYPFAAAEDLVTFFENCFGPCIAARNTISPPSRWKELRAEMVEMTEGFHTADERGTGVPVEYLLVVAEKRTAR, encoded by the coding sequence ATGACGATCGATCAGAACATCCAGGAGATCAACCGCACCATGTGGTCGTACGGCGAGTACCGGCATGTCGCCGATCTGCTGCGGCCGGGCGCCGTCGAGCTGGTCGACCGGCTCGCCCCCGCGCCGGACACCGCCCATCTCGACGTCGCCACCGGCAACGGCAACGTCGCGCTGCTGTCCGCCCTGCGCGGCTGCCTCGTCACCGGACTCGACCTGACCGACGAGTTCTTCCCCGACGCACGCGAACGGTTCGCACAGGCCGGTGTCAAGGTGGAACTGCGCCGCGGCGACGCCCAGGAACTCCCCTTCGCCGACGGCTCGTTCGACCTGGTGACCTCCACCTACGGAATCCAGTTCGCGCCCGACCACGCCGCGTCGGGCGGAGAGATCTCCCGGGTGCTGCGGCCGGGCGGCCGGATCGGCATGTGCAACTGGACGGCACGCAGCTGGACCGCGCACTTCCAGGAGATCCTCTCCGCCTACTTCCCCTCGCCCAACGGCCATCAGGGACAGCCCATGCTGTGGGGCTCACCGGACTACCTCGCCGAACTCCTCGGTCCCGAATTCACGATCACGTCCGAACGACGGCAACTCTTCTACCCGTTCGCCGCGGCCGAGGACCTGGTGACCTTCTTCGAGAACTGCTTCGGCCCCTGCATCGCGGCGAGAAACACCATCTCGCCGCCCTCGCGATGGAAGGAACTGCGAGCGGAAATGGTCGAGATGACCGAGGGATTCCACACCGCGGACGAACGCGGCACGGGCGTGCCCGTCGAGTACCTGCTGGTCGTCGCCGAGAAGCGGACGGCCCGGTGA
- a CDS encoding amino acid adenylation domain-containing protein produces the protein MIGLPEHYPRLPLAEGARESAVAAALTRHEPYELGEAVHAHVERFAAADPDRTAIEDGDVSLGYGRLADLMRRTAAQLAAAGIRDGQIVAVGGRRGADVVVAFLALELLGAVYLPVDASWPAARVETLLTDSGAALMLTTGAPAESGELVKGARAAGVPTATPRPADPPYTRTLPPAPDEVRYVLYTSGSTGRPKAAIVEHRGMLNHLRAKIDDLGLTADDRLAQTAPLSFDISVWQMLAPLLVGGRVQIFADEQAQDGALLLEELRGRGTTVLETVPTLIRFLLDAQETAGIRPGALRWMIATGEELPPALARRWHDTLPGIRLLNAYGPTECSDDVTHAELGPPAAGVRHLPIGSPIGNAELYVLREENGQWHACAHGETGELFVGGLVVGRGYLGDPERTALAFFTDPFGADGGRLYRTGDAVRVLPDGQLEYLGRVDRQVKVGGVRMELAEIEAVLGGHPGIAACAVTVHTPDDTGALVVRESAHTPAAAQPPRLVAYVTASGDEPAEASLRAHLSDRLPAPMVPHTFVVLPRLPLTRNGKTDYKALPAPPRRSRPDTRPYTPPRGEAETAIAAVVAGLLGTGRVGRNDRFLELGGDSLLAMRLVAALRETGSAAGLRDVLRDGSPAALAALGHEQRPATAARTATAPDDAPRTRPLTPQQAGVYFHWRLDPLSPYYSYQGSLELDGPLDVARLARAWQLLLAENPLLLARFAETDEADGREAGHEVVHHYPHWEVPLPASVRDITAEAFRTVAAEEAARPFDLLTEPALRTGLFRLPGGQHRLLVTMHELLLDGWGATVLFQRLAELYEQRPAGPDPERATRYDRYLDHLAERLAGEEVAEAGEYWLRRLAGDLPALRIAQKPRPATPAYRGEITEAVLDEQLSRRLRDTALAASATAFVPLLAAYALALSYYSDADDVIIGAPMAGRERPETADVPAFMLAMLPLRLDIDPAASLAEFTAQVRETVYDAYAAAEHPFGWTLRRLPAASRSSSATPVFQTMLNMLPYPARATTASDVRFRFVELDTGYTKYDCALYVQPHGPGGLLLQYAYQQELLDAPAARNVLESTLIALRALTDPERAEHTTVRSLDLLPGDDH, from the coding sequence GTGATCGGCCTGCCCGAGCACTACCCGCGGCTTCCGCTGGCGGAAGGGGCGCGGGAGAGCGCCGTCGCCGCGGCACTCACCCGCCATGAACCGTACGAGCTCGGCGAAGCAGTCCACGCCCACGTCGAGCGGTTCGCGGCCGCAGACCCCGACCGGACCGCGATCGAGGACGGCGACGTTTCCCTCGGATACGGCCGGCTGGCCGACCTGATGCGTCGCACCGCGGCGCAGCTGGCGGCGGCCGGGATCAGGGACGGGCAGATCGTCGCGGTCGGCGGCCGGCGCGGCGCCGACGTCGTCGTGGCCTTCCTCGCCCTGGAGCTGCTCGGCGCCGTCTACCTGCCGGTCGACGCGAGCTGGCCCGCCGCCCGCGTCGAAACCCTGCTCACCGACAGCGGCGCGGCACTGATGCTGACCACCGGCGCACCGGCGGAGAGCGGGGAACTGGTCAAGGGCGCCCGCGCGGCCGGCGTACCCACCGCGACACCGCGACCGGCGGACCCTCCGTACACCCGGACCCTGCCGCCGGCCCCCGACGAGGTGCGCTACGTCCTCTACACCTCGGGGTCGACCGGCCGCCCCAAGGCCGCGATCGTCGAGCACCGGGGGATGCTCAACCACCTCCGGGCCAAGATCGACGACCTCGGGCTGACCGCGGACGACCGGCTGGCCCAGACCGCACCGCTCAGCTTCGACATCTCCGTCTGGCAGATGCTCGCCCCGCTGCTCGTCGGCGGCCGGGTACAGATCTTCGCCGACGAGCAGGCCCAGGACGGCGCCCTGCTGCTGGAGGAGCTGCGCGGACGCGGAACCACGGTGCTGGAGACCGTGCCCACACTGATCCGCTTCCTGCTCGACGCCCAGGAGACCGCGGGAATCCGGCCCGGCGCGCTGCGCTGGATGATCGCCACCGGCGAGGAACTGCCACCGGCGCTGGCCCGGCGGTGGCACGACACCCTGCCGGGGATCCGGCTGCTCAACGCGTACGGCCCCACCGAGTGCTCGGACGACGTCACCCATGCCGAACTCGGCCCTCCGGCCGCCGGAGTACGCCATCTGCCGATCGGCTCGCCCATCGGCAACGCCGAACTGTACGTACTGCGGGAGGAGAACGGGCAGTGGCACGCCTGTGCGCACGGGGAGACGGGGGAGCTGTTCGTCGGGGGACTCGTCGTGGGACGCGGGTACCTCGGTGACCCGGAGCGCACCGCGCTCGCCTTCTTCACCGACCCCTTCGGCGCCGACGGCGGACGCCTCTACCGCACCGGGGACGCCGTACGCGTACTGCCGGACGGCCAACTGGAGTACCTGGGCCGGGTGGACCGGCAGGTGAAGGTCGGCGGCGTACGCATGGAGCTCGCCGAGATCGAGGCGGTACTCGGCGGCCACCCCGGAATCGCCGCCTGCGCCGTCACCGTCCACACCCCCGACGACACCGGAGCCCTGGTCGTCCGGGAGAGCGCCCACACCCCGGCGGCCGCGCAGCCGCCCCGGCTCGTCGCCTACGTCACCGCCTCCGGCGACGAGCCGGCGGAGGCATCGCTGCGCGCCCATCTGAGCGACCGGCTTCCCGCCCCCATGGTGCCGCACACCTTCGTCGTCCTGCCCCGGCTCCCGCTCACCCGCAACGGCAAGACGGACTACAAGGCCCTGCCCGCACCACCGCGCCGCAGCCGTCCCGACACCCGCCCGTACACCCCACCGCGGGGCGAGGCGGAGACCGCCATCGCGGCCGTCGTCGCCGGGCTCCTCGGCACCGGACGGGTCGGCAGGAACGACAGGTTCCTGGAACTGGGCGGCGACTCGCTGCTCGCCATGCGGCTGGTCGCCGCCCTGCGCGAGACCGGATCGGCGGCCGGTCTGCGTGACGTGCTGCGCGACGGCAGCCCCGCCGCGCTCGCCGCGCTCGGCCACGAGCAGCGGCCCGCGACCGCTGCCCGCACGGCGACGGCACCGGACGACGCGCCCCGCACCCGGCCGCTCACCCCGCAGCAGGCCGGGGTCTACTTTCACTGGCGGCTCGACCCGCTCAGCCCCTACTACAGCTACCAGGGCTCCCTGGAACTCGACGGGCCGCTCGACGTGGCACGGCTGGCACGGGCCTGGCAACTGCTGCTCGCCGAGAATCCGCTGCTCCTCGCCCGGTTCGCCGAGACCGACGAGGCGGACGGGCGGGAAGCGGGGCACGAGGTGGTGCACCACTACCCGCACTGGGAGGTGCCGCTGCCCGCAAGCGTCCGGGACATCACCGCGGAGGCATTCCGCACGGTGGCCGCCGAGGAGGCGGCCAGGCCCTTCGACCTCCTCACCGAACCGGCCCTGCGGACCGGGCTGTTCCGGCTGCCCGGCGGACAGCACCGACTCCTGGTCACCATGCATGAACTGCTCCTCGACGGCTGGGGAGCGACCGTGCTGTTCCAGCGGCTGGCCGAACTCTACGAACAGCGTCCTGCCGGGCCCGACCCCGAACGTGCCACCCGCTACGACCGCTATCTCGACCACTTGGCGGAGCGGCTGGCCGGCGAGGAGGTGGCCGAGGCGGGGGAGTACTGGCTGCGCCGCCTCGCAGGCGACCTCCCGGCACTCCGGATCGCCCAGAAACCGCGGCCCGCCACCCCCGCCTACCGGGGCGAGATCACCGAGGCGGTCCTCGACGAGCAACTCTCCCGGCGGCTGCGCGACACCGCGCTGGCCGCCTCCGCCACCGCCTTCGTACCGCTGCTGGCCGCCTACGCACTGGCCCTGAGCTACTACAGCGACGCCGACGACGTGATCATCGGCGCCCCGATGGCGGGGCGGGAGCGGCCGGAGACCGCCGACGTGCCCGCCTTCATGCTCGCCATGCTGCCACTGCGCCTGGACATCGACCCGGCCGCCAGCCTCGCGGAGTTCACCGCACAGGTGAGGGAGACGGTGTACGACGCCTACGCCGCCGCCGAGCACCCCTTCGGCTGGACGCTGCGGCGGCTTCCGGCCGCCTCGCGGAGCTCATCGGCGACCCCGGTCTTCCAGACCATGCTCAACATGCTGCCCTACCCGGCGCGCGCCACCACCGCGTCGGACGTCCGGTTCCGCTTCGTCGAACTGGACACCGGCTACACCAAGTACGACTGCGCCCTGTACGTACAGCCGCACGGCCCCGGCGGCCTGCTGCTCCAGTACGCCTACCAGCAGGAGCTGCTCGACGCGCCGGCCGCCCGCAACGTACTGGAATCCACACTGATCGCGCTGCGGGCCCTCACCGACCCGGAGCGCGCCGAGCACACCACCGTTCGTTCCCTCGATCTGCTGCCCGGAGACGATCACTGA